Proteins encoded together in one Schumannella luteola window:
- a CDS encoding DUF6541 family protein, with protein sequence MSLVVAVLGAVALLLVPGALVALALRLRGLWFVAALAPLSIAFIGVAPVLTAWMRVPFAFWHPAALALIAAVAIEAVRRPLARRGRWPRLGRWERTLPVTGIALVAGAVVVTLLLLGITAPAGVSQTYDGIFHLNAVAWILDTGDGSSLHLYRITHPGDGLEFYPAAWHDLVAGIVQLTGGALTEPAIPVATNAAWLATTWLVWMPSAALLTRVVAGRTRGIAVEAVAALLSAVAGAMPWLLLGWGTLYPTGVATALLPFGLALAVTLLRRGGRRHLPTVLVLAALWFAACGLAHPRSLVSVALLVAPLVLFALIGWARRTAASRRGRRIVVAVIGGLVAAVIAVVAVGAIYVYRNFDVANRPISDHLNGGPATATRTLGEALLQAIGLAAPLPDSPGTAAPQLALALALLVGVVIAARSRRMRWLALAWVIAVVLYAAAAGSNSDLAKVLTGVWYKDKFRLFVLLAVVGIPLAAVALHQVGTLVPRLAERLLRREHRGSAADDRDRARSALRIAAVLVLTLAVAVPAAIGPGMRDLSTSTAREFALNDQGFLGRADYRLLERLPELVPAGETVAGDPWDGSTLTWALGEREALFPHLAGLWTPDQLTVAQRLDQAAVDPEVCAALDRLDVRFVFHSPGFLWGAPAEAAGFAGIDRAVTTPGVLTPVANDGASTLYRVSACDGAAEQ encoded by the coding sequence GTGTCGCTCGTCGTCGCGGTGCTCGGCGCCGTCGCGCTGCTGCTCGTGCCGGGTGCGCTCGTCGCGCTGGCGCTGCGACTGCGCGGGCTGTGGTTCGTCGCCGCCCTCGCCCCGCTCTCGATCGCCTTCATCGGCGTCGCGCCGGTGCTGACGGCGTGGATGCGGGTGCCCTTCGCCTTCTGGCATCCGGCGGCGCTCGCGCTGATCGCGGCGGTCGCGATCGAGGCGGTGCGCCGCCCGCTCGCCCGGCGCGGGCGCTGGCCCCGTCTCGGGCGCTGGGAGCGCACGCTCCCGGTCACGGGGATCGCGCTGGTCGCCGGCGCCGTGGTCGTGACGCTGCTGCTGCTCGGGATCACCGCGCCGGCCGGCGTGAGCCAGACCTACGACGGCATCTTCCACCTCAACGCGGTGGCCTGGATCCTCGACACCGGCGACGGCTCGTCACTGCACCTCTACCGCATCACCCATCCGGGCGACGGCCTCGAGTTCTACCCAGCGGCGTGGCACGACCTCGTCGCCGGCATCGTGCAGCTCACCGGCGGCGCGCTGACCGAGCCCGCCATCCCGGTCGCGACGAACGCCGCCTGGCTCGCGACGACCTGGCTGGTGTGGATGCCGTCGGCCGCCCTGCTGACGCGCGTCGTCGCCGGACGCACCCGCGGCATCGCGGTCGAGGCGGTCGCCGCGCTGCTGTCGGCGGTCGCGGGGGCGATGCCGTGGCTGCTGCTCGGCTGGGGCACGCTCTACCCGACCGGGGTCGCCACCGCGCTGCTGCCCTTCGGCCTCGCGCTGGCGGTGACGTTGCTGCGCCGGGGCGGCCGCCGCCACCTGCCGACCGTGCTGGTGCTCGCCGCGCTCTGGTTCGCCGCCTGCGGGCTCGCGCATCCGCGGTCGCTGGTCAGCGTCGCGCTGCTCGTCGCCCCGCTCGTGCTCTTCGCGCTGATCGGCTGGGCCCGACGCACGGCGGCCTCGCGGCGAGGCCGACGCATCGTCGTGGCGGTGATCGGCGGGCTCGTCGCGGCCGTCATCGCGGTGGTCGCGGTCGGCGCGATCTACGTCTACCGCAACTTCGACGTCGCGAACCGGCCGATCTCCGACCACCTCAACGGCGGACCCGCGACCGCGACGCGCACGCTCGGCGAGGCGTTGCTGCAGGCGATCGGCCTGGCCGCGCCGCTGCCCGACTCCCCGGGCACGGCCGCGCCGCAGCTCGCCCTCGCCCTCGCGCTGCTGGTCGGCGTCGTCATCGCGGCACGGTCGCGGCGGATGCGCTGGCTCGCCCTCGCCTGGGTCATCGCCGTGGTGCTGTACGCGGCCGCGGCCGGGTCGAACTCCGACCTCGCGAAGGTGCTGACCGGGGTCTGGTACAAGGACAAGTTCCGGCTCTTCGTGCTGCTGGCGGTCGTCGGCATCCCCCTCGCGGCCGTCGCCCTGCACCAGGTCGGCACGCTCGTGCCGCGGCTCGCGGAACGCCTCCTGCGCCGGGAGCATCGGGGAAGCGCCGCCGACGACCGCGATCGCGCCCGCTCGGCCCTGCGGATCGCCGCGGTGCTCGTGCTGACGCTGGCGGTGGCGGTGCCGGCCGCGATCGGGCCGGGGATGCGCGACCTCAGCACGTCGACCGCGCGCGAGTTCGCGCTGAACGACCAGGGATTCCTCGGGCGCGCGGACTACCGCCTGCTCGAGCGGCTCCCCGAGCTCGTGCCGGCCGGCGAGACCGTCGCCGGCGACCCCTGGGACGGCTCGACGCTGACCTGGGCGCTGGGCGAGCGCGAGGCGCTGTTCCCGCACCTCGCCGGGCTCTGGACCCCCGACCAGCTCACGGTCGCGCAGCGACTCGACCAGGCCGCCGTCGATCCCGAGGTCTGCGCTGCCCTCGATCGACTCGACGTGCGATTCGTGTTCCACTCCCCCGGCTTCCTCTGGGGGGCGCCCGCCGAGGCGGCGGGCTTCGCCGGCATCGACCGCGCGGTCACGACGCCGGGGGTGCTGACCCCGGTCGCGAACGACGGCGCCTCGACCCTCTACCGCGTCTCGGCCTGCGACGGCGCGGCAGAGCAGTGA
- the glf gene encoding UDP-galactopyranose mutase, producing MNPDLIVVGSGFFGLTVAERVANELGLKVLVLERRSHLGGNAYSEREPETGIEVHRYGAHLFHTSNQRVWEYVNRFTTFTPYVHRVYSNVGGEVFPLPINLGTVNQFFRAAHTPDEARALVAEQAAEITASPENLEEKGISLIGRPLYEAFIKGYTAKQWQTDPRELPASIISRLPVRYNYDNRYFNDDFEGLPTDGYTAWLERMADHPNIEIRLDTDFFDPEQPFNKDAVVGRIPVVYTGPVDRYFDYEHGRLSWRTLDFEQEVVEVGDFQGTSVMNYGDEEVPFTRILEFRHFHPERDYPSDRTVIVREFSRFAEADDEPYYPVNTPDDRERLKKYRDDMESQPQVIFGGRLGTYQYLDMHMAIGSALSAFDNKVAPLLKS from the coding sequence ATGAATCCGGACCTGATCGTCGTCGGATCCGGCTTCTTCGGCCTCACCGTCGCGGAGCGCGTCGCGAACGAGCTGGGCCTCAAGGTGCTCGTGCTCGAGCGCCGCAGCCACCTCGGCGGCAACGCCTACAGCGAGCGCGAGCCCGAGACCGGCATCGAGGTGCACCGCTACGGCGCGCACCTCTTCCACACCTCGAACCAGCGCGTGTGGGAGTACGTGAACCGCTTCACCACGTTCACGCCCTACGTGCACCGGGTCTACTCGAACGTCGGCGGCGAGGTGTTCCCGCTGCCGATCAACCTCGGCACGGTCAACCAGTTCTTCCGCGCGGCTCACACGCCCGACGAGGCCCGCGCGCTCGTGGCCGAGCAGGCCGCCGAGATCACCGCCAGCCCTGAGAACCTCGAGGAGAAGGGCATCTCGCTGATCGGCCGCCCGCTCTACGAGGCGTTCATCAAGGGCTACACCGCGAAGCAGTGGCAGACCGACCCGCGCGAGCTGCCGGCGTCGATCATCTCCCGCCTGCCGGTGCGCTACAACTACGACAACCGCTACTTCAACGACGACTTCGAGGGCCTGCCGACCGACGGCTACACCGCCTGGCTCGAGCGGATGGCCGATCACCCGAACATCGAGATCCGCCTCGACACCGACTTCTTCGACCCCGAGCAGCCGTTCAACAAGGACGCCGTCGTCGGGCGCATCCCCGTCGTCTACACGGGCCCCGTCGACCGCTACTTCGACTACGAGCACGGTCGTCTCAGCTGGCGCACGCTCGACTTCGAGCAGGAGGTCGTCGAGGTCGGCGACTTCCAGGGCACCTCGGTCATGAACTACGGCGACGAGGAGGTGCCGTTCACGCGCATCCTCGAGTTCCGCCACTTCCACCCCGAGCGCGACTACCCGAGCGACCGCACCGTCATCGTGCGCGAGTTCTCGCGATTCGCCGAGGCCGACGACGAGCCGTACTACCCGGTCAACACCCCCGACGACCGCGAGCGCCTGAAGAAGTACCGCGACGACATGGAGTCGCAGCCGCAGGTGATCTTCGGCGGCCGTCTCGGCACCTACCAGTACCTCGACATGCACATGGCGATCGGGTCGGCGCTCTCGGCCTTCGACAACAAGGTCGCTCCGCTGCTGAAGAGCTAG
- a CDS encoding glycosyltransferase — MTAAAPRVGIVLRTKNRPVFLARAVRDVLAQSFADWHLVVANDGGDAAQVRSALAPFEQQLAGRLTVLDVVAPNGRCAAANQGLRAVDAGYVVLHDDDDSWHPEFLATTVEHLDAHPEHGGVMVPIEIVYEKQRGAEWVETGREPLWPGLKQITLFDMLQINRAVPISFLYRRALHDEVGFYDETLEAVEDWEFYLRVLVAGEIGFIAGRILAYWSLRPASRGHEGNSMYALGDIHERYDTLVRDRALRLYIRDHGLGVPLMVAGLIERQTAQQTKLLRAGGPITRVLRRVRDRVTGRG; from the coding sequence GTGACCGCTGCAGCGCCCCGGGTGGGGATCGTCCTCCGCACCAAGAACCGGCCCGTCTTCCTCGCGCGGGCCGTGCGCGACGTGCTCGCCCAGAGCTTCGCCGACTGGCACCTGGTCGTCGCGAACGACGGCGGCGACGCCGCGCAGGTGCGCTCCGCCCTCGCTCCGTTCGAGCAGCAGCTCGCCGGCCGGCTGACCGTGCTCGACGTCGTCGCGCCGAACGGCCGCTGCGCCGCCGCGAACCAGGGCCTCCGCGCCGTCGACGCCGGGTATGTCGTGCTGCACGACGACGACGACAGCTGGCACCCCGAGTTCCTGGCGACGACGGTCGAGCACCTGGATGCGCATCCCGAGCACGGCGGCGTGATGGTGCCGATCGAGATCGTCTACGAGAAGCAGCGCGGCGCCGAGTGGGTCGAGACCGGGCGGGAGCCGCTCTGGCCGGGCCTGAAGCAGATCACCCTCTTCGACATGCTGCAGATCAACCGCGCCGTGCCGATCTCCTTCCTCTACCGTCGCGCTCTGCACGACGAGGTCGGCTTCTACGACGAGACCCTCGAGGCCGTCGAGGACTGGGAGTTCTACCTGCGCGTGCTGGTCGCCGGCGAGATCGGCTTCATCGCGGGCCGCATCCTCGCCTACTGGTCGCTGCGCCCCGCGTCGCGCGGGCACGAGGGCAACAGCATGTACGCGCTCGGCGACATCCACGAGCGCTACGACACCCTGGTGCGCGACCGGGCGCTACGCCTCTACATCCGCGACCACGGACTCGGCGTGCCGTTGATGGTCGCCGGGCTCATCGAGCGGCAGACGGCGCAGCAGACGAAGCTGCTGCGCGCCGGCGGCCCGATCACCCGGGTGCTGCGCCGCGTGCGCGATCGCGTGACCGGGCGGGGCTGA
- a CDS encoding glycosyltransferase, with the protein MTTVRPDAAPEPGALLARVLPAESADERARALHRAPDGSFAAYFSAFPASYWAHGTVLTAVELRVATTGSGRLRLRRSDADGSASDVQVLEVVGDDDAAVPGTTVLTAPLTGFDDGGWLWFELDGGLELVEAGWHAPSGVERVRRMRPSIGITTLDREAYLLPVLATLAADRDVLELLDKVIVVDQGSRRVADEEGFAEVRDALGEHLLLVVQPNLGGSGGFARNMLESLDAGSDGVVILDDDVAVSPEGIRRAIRFAEFATVPTIVGGHMFDMHVRSRLHAFSEGIRAKKFFWETNGPARHDFAAHPLLGPESTWLHRRAEADYNGWWMCLIPAEVLRAIGLAMPFFIKWDDAEYGVRAAAAGYPTVSLPGAAIWHVSFDEKDDTVAWQGYFHARNRLASALIHSRFPGGGSVVWANFSLSVRYLLAHEYGAQKLRNQAYRDVLAGPAGLHASLATKIGEANATLRATPSGAAIPEAEWDRLTTRIARSERIAAQGEHPGGAQIILRALPIVLRGLIVKSDRPADAPPQAWMPVRDARWWNVGRYDSVATGNPNGSGGRWMRRDRAEFRRLLREAWTLSRELKKLWPTLSEQYRAAAPGLVSVDTWRETLQRPKA; encoded by the coding sequence ATGACCACCGTGCGACCGGATGCCGCCCCCGAGCCGGGAGCGCTCCTCGCCCGGGTGCTGCCGGCGGAGTCCGCCGACGAGCGCGCCCGCGCCCTGCACCGCGCGCCCGACGGCTCGTTCGCGGCCTACTTCAGCGCCTTCCCCGCGTCCTACTGGGCGCACGGCACGGTGCTGACCGCCGTCGAGCTGCGGGTCGCGACGACCGGATCGGGGCGCCTGCGCCTGCGCCGCTCGGATGCCGACGGCTCGGCGAGCGACGTGCAGGTGCTCGAGGTCGTGGGCGACGACGACGCAGCCGTGCCGGGCACGACCGTGCTGACGGCCCCGCTCACCGGCTTCGACGACGGCGGCTGGCTGTGGTTCGAGCTCGACGGCGGCCTCGAGCTCGTCGAGGCGGGCTGGCACGCGCCGTCCGGCGTCGAGCGGGTGCGGCGGATGCGCCCGTCGATCGGCATCACCACCCTCGACCGCGAGGCCTACCTGCTGCCCGTGCTCGCGACGCTCGCCGCCGACCGCGACGTGCTCGAGCTGCTCGACAAGGTCATCGTGGTCGACCAGGGAAGCCGGCGCGTGGCCGACGAGGAGGGCTTCGCCGAGGTGCGCGACGCGCTCGGCGAGCACCTGCTGCTCGTCGTGCAGCCGAACCTCGGCGGCTCCGGCGGCTTCGCCCGCAACATGCTCGAGTCGCTCGACGCCGGCAGCGACGGCGTGGTCATCCTCGACGACGACGTCGCGGTCAGCCCCGAGGGCATCCGCCGCGCGATCCGCTTCGCCGAGTTCGCGACGGTCCCGACGATCGTCGGCGGGCACATGTTCGACATGCACGTGCGCAGCCGTCTGCACGCCTTCTCGGAGGGCATCCGCGCGAAGAAGTTCTTCTGGGAGACCAACGGGCCCGCCCGGCACGACTTCGCCGCGCATCCGCTGCTCGGCCCCGAGAGCACCTGGCTGCACCGCCGCGCCGAGGCCGACTACAACGGCTGGTGGATGTGCCTCATCCCCGCCGAGGTGCTGCGCGCGATCGGCCTGGCGATGCCCTTCTTCATCAAGTGGGACGACGCCGAGTACGGCGTGCGCGCGGCCGCGGCCGGCTACCCGACGGTGTCGCTGCCGGGCGCGGCGATCTGGCACGTCTCCTTCGACGAGAAGGACGACACGGTCGCCTGGCAAGGGTATTTCCACGCTCGCAACCGGCTGGCGAGCGCCCTCATCCACTCCCGCTTCCCGGGAGGCGGCTCGGTCGTCTGGGCGAACTTCTCCCTGTCGGTGCGCTACCTGCTCGCGCACGAGTACGGCGCGCAGAAGCTGCGCAACCAGGCCTACCGCGACGTGCTCGCCGGCCCGGCAGGCCTGCACGCCTCGCTCGCGACCAAGATCGGCGAGGCGAACGCGACCCTGCGCGCCACGCCGAGCGGAGCCGCGATCCCCGAGGCGGAGTGGGATCGCCTGACCACCCGCATCGCCCGCTCGGAGCGGATCGCCGCCCAGGGCGAGCACCCGGGTGGCGCGCAGATCATCCTGCGCGCGCTGCCGATCGTGCTGCGCGGGCTGATCGTGAAGTCCGACCGCCCGGCCGACGCCCCGCCGCAGGCGTGGATGCCGGTGCGCGACGCGCGCTGGTGGAACGTGGGCCGCTACGACAGCGTCGCGACCGGCAACCCGAACGGCTCGGGCGGGCGGTGGATGCGGCGCGACCGCGCCGAGTTCCGTCGCCTGCTGCGCGAGGCGTGGACGCTGAGCCGCGAGCTCAAGAAGCTGTGGCCGACCCTGTCGGAGCAGTACCGCGCTGCGGCGCCCGGGCTGGTCTCGGTCGACACCTGGCGCGAGACCCTGCAGCGCCCGAAGGCCTGA
- a CDS encoding glycosyltransferase: protein MSPLRRLWRIGRALPGVGALVRLGDRAWWYRAIAASGLVDAEFYAAQRGWRRADARRAVLDYVAGGWRRGLSLNPLVDELVMGRGLPEVARVPALYAYLLSDKATVRVHPWWDAPGYARAEGSAAAKAAPLEHAWGRGSAVELTLSAGAGAGAGAGAGAGGAAAGATLTLTLGELRAAAIAAARRAPADATALSADPAPPAQISAGSELASVPDFTLVRLLQAGDRRYDEKLRVAAALAADGGVDRAEALLVTIGADPGQRVGAALLALIDPRLRVLDLRADTTWARAVAAAARIARGTALVVVDPRVAPTPDEVRALAAEARPGRAATPVQVAADGTIEAVGAVPLGVGRPWRVLDAHPVDDLEGLAGATIPVPLLSGRTVALHTADLDRLGGLDTDLVNDLELETLSSRWRAADPAVELVVVTALAAGQYAPERAFARRDRAAAARSGTAIGRTAIGGTAIGGGAGDRDRAADLLATAGFEIVDGESRGEPGALEPTLRRIPSSAGRGALGGDGTDGTDGGAVAQRWAIRICSPAGPAGDVWGDTHFAHGLAKALRRRGHQVVIDAYEARDRRTAYLDDVTVVVRGPRPIDPPDTGARLEWIISHPDEITSAEVRRFDRVFAASLRWSATASERLGVPIAPLLECTDADQFAPTGAPRGDDIVFVGTSRGIARPSVVAPLEAGIPVAVYGPDWRGYIPASAIVADSIPNAQLSSRYETASMVLNDHWPAMRREGFMAMRPFDVVAAGGRVVSEDVDGLAELFDGAVVVYRDTDELVELLRRDPAELFPADAELHVIAERIRREHSFDARAAELDAAAASVQKERAGGSRR from the coding sequence GTGTCGCCGCTGCGTCGACTGTGGCGGATCGGGCGCGCACTGCCGGGGGTCGGCGCGCTCGTGCGCCTCGGCGACCGCGCCTGGTGGTACCGGGCGATCGCCGCATCCGGTCTCGTCGACGCCGAGTTCTATGCGGCGCAGCGCGGCTGGCGGCGGGCGGATGCGCGTCGGGCGGTTCTCGACTACGTCGCCGGCGGCTGGCGGCGCGGGCTCAGCCTCAACCCGCTCGTCGACGAGCTCGTGATGGGCCGCGGGCTGCCCGAGGTGGCGCGGGTTCCCGCGCTCTACGCCTACCTGCTGAGCGACAAGGCGACCGTGCGGGTGCATCCGTGGTGGGATGCGCCGGGGTACGCGCGGGCGGAGGGTTCCGCCGCGGCGAAGGCCGCGCCGCTCGAGCACGCCTGGGGGCGGGGGAGCGCGGTCGAGCTGACGCTCAGTGCCGGTGCCGGTGCCGGTGCCGGTGCCGGTGCCGGTGCTGGCGGGGCCGCTGCGGGCGCAACGCTCACCCTGACGCTGGGGGAGCTGCGTGCGGCGGCGATCGCGGCGGCGCGTCGCGCCCCGGCCGACGCGACTGCGCTGTCGGCTGATCCGGCCCCGCCGGCGCAGATCAGTGCCGGCTCAGAGCTCGCATCCGTCCCCGACTTCACCCTCGTCCGCCTGCTGCAGGCGGGCGACCGCCGCTACGACGAGAAGCTGCGCGTCGCGGCGGCGCTCGCCGCGGACGGCGGGGTCGACCGAGCGGAGGCGCTGCTCGTCACGATCGGCGCCGACCCGGGTCAGCGGGTCGGCGCGGCCCTGCTCGCGCTCATCGATCCGCGCCTGCGGGTGCTCGACCTCCGCGCCGACACGACCTGGGCGCGGGCCGTCGCCGCGGCCGCCCGGATCGCGCGCGGAACCGCGCTCGTCGTCGTCGATCCGCGCGTCGCGCCGACGCCCGACGAGGTGCGCGCTCTGGCCGCCGAGGCGCGCCCCGGCCGCGCGGCGACGCCCGTGCAGGTCGCCGCCGACGGCACGATCGAAGCCGTCGGAGCCGTTCCGCTCGGGGTGGGGCGTCCGTGGCGCGTGCTCGACGCGCATCCCGTCGACGACCTCGAGGGTCTCGCCGGCGCGACGATCCCGGTGCCGCTGCTGAGCGGACGCACCGTCGCGCTGCACACCGCCGACCTCGACCGCCTCGGCGGACTCGACACGGATCTCGTGAACGACCTCGAGCTCGAGACGCTGTCGTCGCGGTGGCGCGCGGCCGATCCGGCCGTCGAGCTCGTCGTCGTCACCGCGCTCGCCGCCGGTCAGTACGCGCCCGAGCGGGCGTTCGCGCGACGCGATCGCGCTGCGGCGGCGCGCAGCGGGACGGCGATCGGCAGGACGGCGATCGGCGGGACGGCGATCGGCGGCGGCGCAGGCGACCGCGACCGCGCAGCCGACCTGCTCGCGACAGCCGGATTCGAGATCGTGGACGGGGAGTCGCGGGGAGAGCCCGGCGCTCTTGAGCCGACCCTGCGCCGCATCCCGTCGTCCGCGGGCCGCGGCGCCCTCGGCGGCGACGGCACCGACGGCACCGACGGGGGCGCCGTCGCCCAGCGCTGGGCGATCCGCATCTGCTCGCCCGCCGGGCCCGCCGGCGACGTCTGGGGCGACACGCACTTCGCGCACGGCCTCGCGAAGGCCCTGCGCCGGCGCGGGCACCAGGTCGTGATCGACGCCTACGAGGCGCGCGACCGCCGCACCGCCTACCTCGACGACGTGACCGTCGTCGTGCGCGGCCCGCGCCCGATCGACCCGCCGGACACCGGTGCGCGCCTGGAGTGGATCATCAGCCACCCCGACGAGATCACGAGCGCCGAGGTGCGCCGCTTCGACCGCGTCTTCGCCGCCTCGCTGCGCTGGTCGGCGACGGCATCCGAGCGGCTGGGCGTGCCGATCGCGCCGTTGCTCGAATGCACGGATGCCGACCAGTTCGCCCCGACCGGGGCGCCGCGCGGCGACGACATCGTCTTCGTCGGCACCTCGCGCGGCATCGCGCGACCCAGCGTCGTCGCGCCGCTCGAGGCCGGCATCCCCGTCGCGGTCTACGGCCCCGACTGGCGCGGCTACATCCCCGCCTCGGCGATCGTGGCCGACTCGATCCCGAACGCGCAGCTCAGCTCCCGCTACGAGACCGCGTCGATGGTGCTCAACGACCACTGGCCGGCCATGCGCCGCGAGGGCTTCATGGCGATGCGCCCCTTCGACGTCGTCGCTGCGGGCGGCCGCGTCGTCAGCGAAGACGTCGACGGCCTCGCCGAGCTCTTCGACGGCGCCGTCGTCGTCTACCGCGACACCGACGAGCTCGTCGAGCTGCTGCGCCGCGACCCCGCCGAGCTCTTCCCCGCCGACGCCGAGCTGCACGTCATCGCCGAGCGCATCCGCCGCGAGCACAGCTTCGACGCTCGCGCGGCCGAGCTGGATGCGGCGGCTGCTTCGGTGCAGAAGGAGCGGGCCGGAGGTTCTCGCCGCTGA
- a CDS encoding glycosyltransferase — MSDRDASRVVAVVVAYNRLELLGECLEALTSQTRPVDAVVVVDNASTDGSPDMVAERFPDLDLVRLSANTGGAGGFSVGIDRALEQHDADLVWIMDDDTMPTPTALAELLRIRSTRPDLALQASKAIWTDGREHPMNTPKQRIGAPAESISAAQAQGAIPVRSASFVSLLVDARAVRRVGAPVAAYFIWNDDFEFTARLLRSAEGWYCPASVVMHKTKVFGSSDADPGERFFFEVRNKIWLFRFSPAFGLGERLLYIAATARRWLRTWLRSSDRAVLGAAGRRGWREGWRTRPRDNDAVLAPAFAGGAAGAGGAAGG; from the coding sequence ATGTCCGACCGGGATGCATCCCGTGTCGTGGCGGTCGTCGTCGCCTACAACCGTCTCGAGCTGCTCGGCGAGTGCCTCGAGGCGCTGACCTCGCAGACCCGGCCGGTCGACGCGGTCGTCGTCGTCGACAACGCCTCCACCGACGGCTCGCCCGACATGGTCGCCGAGCGCTTCCCCGACCTCGACCTGGTGCGGCTGAGCGCGAACACCGGCGGCGCCGGCGGATTCTCGGTGGGGATCGACCGCGCGCTCGAGCAGCACGACGCCGACCTGGTGTGGATCATGGACGACGACACCATGCCGACGCCGACGGCGCTCGCCGAGCTGCTGCGCATCCGCTCGACCCGTCCCGATCTCGCGCTGCAGGCATCGAAGGCGATCTGGACCGACGGCCGCGAGCATCCGATGAACACGCCGAAGCAGCGCATCGGCGCGCCCGCCGAGTCGATCTCGGCCGCGCAGGCGCAGGGCGCCATCCCGGTGCGCTCGGCCTCGTTCGTGTCGCTGCTGGTGGATGCGCGCGCCGTGCGCCGCGTCGGGGCTCCGGTCGCGGCCTACTTCATCTGGAACGACGACTTCGAGTTCACGGCGCGCCTGCTGCGCTCGGCCGAGGGCTGGTACTGCCCCGCGAGCGTCGTGATGCACAAGACGAAGGTGTTCGGCTCGAGCGACGCCGACCCGGGCGAGCGCTTCTTCTTCGAAGTGCGCAACAAGATCTGGCTGTTCCGCTTCTCTCCCGCGTTCGGGCTGGGCGAGCGCCTGCTCTACATCGCGGCGACCGCGCGACGCTGGCTGCGCACCTGGCTGCGCTCCTCCGACCGTGCCGTGCTCGGCGCCGCCGGCCGTCGCGGGTGGCGCGAGGGCTGGCGCACCCGTCCGCGCGACAACGACGCCGTGCTCGCGCCCGCCTTCGCCGGGGGTGCGGCCGGCGCGGGCGGAGCCGCAGGGGGATGA
- a CDS encoding glycosyltransferase, protein MTDGAFTLLLPVYGGNAVDQLAEAFRSSVHRQELKPDAVVLVEDGPLPGPLATLLDQLEADSPSPVTRVKLPENVGLAAALNAGLEVVTTEFVARMDSDDVSAPERFARQLPVMRERRLDVLGTGLVEFQGAIGKVVAVRTPPVGGDEIRRTIPFRQPFHHPSVVLRRSTLVEVGGYPTGVGRFEDYVLFARLVAAGAAVDNLPDLLLYYRADDGAYARRGGLDQLRSEIALQRELRRAGITSRAQRARNLLVRAPYRLIPPGTRAWLYRRFATRRPEGA, encoded by the coding sequence ATGACCGACGGCGCCTTCACGCTGCTGCTGCCGGTCTACGGCGGCAACGCGGTCGACCAGCTGGCCGAGGCGTTCCGCTCATCGGTGCACCGGCAGGAGCTGAAGCCGGATGCGGTGGTGCTCGTCGAAGACGGCCCGCTGCCCGGCCCGCTCGCGACGCTGCTCGACCAGCTCGAGGCCGACAGCCCCTCGCCGGTCACCCGGGTGAAGCTGCCCGAGAACGTCGGCCTCGCCGCCGCGCTCAATGCGGGCCTCGAGGTCGTCACGACGGAGTTCGTGGCGCGCATGGACTCCGACGACGTGAGCGCCCCCGAGCGCTTCGCCCGGCAGCTGCCGGTCATGCGCGAGCGCCGGCTGGATGTGCTGGGCACGGGCCTGGTCGAGTTCCAGGGCGCGATCGGCAAGGTCGTCGCCGTGCGCACGCCTCCGGTCGGCGGCGACGAGATCCGCCGCACGATCCCGTTCCGCCAGCCCTTCCACCACCCGAGCGTCGTGCTGCGCCGCTCGACCCTGGTGGAGGTCGGCGGCTACCCGACCGGCGTGGGCCGCTTCGAGGACTACGTGCTGTTCGCCCGCCTCGTCGCCGCGGGCGCCGCGGTCGACAACCTGCCCGACCTGCTGCTCTACTACCGCGCCGACGACGGCGCCTACGCCCGTCGTGGCGGCCTCGACCAGCTGCGCTCGGAGATCGCCCTGCAGCGCGAGCTGCGGCGGGCCGGCATCACCTCGCGGGCGCAGCGCGCGCGCAACCTGCTCGTGCGGGCGCCGTACCGGCTCATCCCGCCGGGCACCCGTGCCTGGCTGTACCGCCGCTTCGCGACCCGGCGGCCCGAGGGCGCCTGA